A single window of Oenanthe melanoleuca isolate GR-GAL-2019-014 unplaced genomic scaffold, OMel1.0 S001, whole genome shotgun sequence DNA harbors:
- the LOC130266111 gene encoding 5-aminolevulinate synthase, erythroid-specific, mitochondrial-like produces the protein MAALLRCPALARNPRLLRALSTAPPRPHPGDPPEGSPCPFMALGGGAEPPFVQRAPPELQEDVTPPETDPLEWLLEFGDPSEEPPERRPEENLPDDAFPYEAVFGARLAGLRRSHTYREFTALARRAGDPPTAILGTPPSLGSPPSAVLGSPPRLVQVWCSNDYLGMSRHPEVLRAARAALAAHGLGAGGTRNIAGSAPLHGALEAALARLHRQPRACLFSSCFAANDTALATLARLLPGCHMFSDAGNHASMVQGILRSGAPKQIFRHNDPQHLDELLGRCPPGVPKIVAFESVHSMDGSIAPLAELCDVAHAHGALTFVDEVHAVGLYGPRGGGIAERDGLCGKVDVVSGTLGKALGAVGGYIAGSAALVDAVRSFGPGFIFTTALPPAVVGGALAALRVLGSPEGGALRRAHQRHAKHLRVLLRDRGVPALPAPSHIVPVPVGDALAATRLSRALLQRGLYVQAINPPTVPRGGELLRIAPTPQHSPAMMEQLADALSECWGALGLPRDSPLGPACSSCHRPLHLSLMSAWERQHFQQPGGVPATA, from the exons ATGGCCGCTCTGCTGCGCTGCCCCGCCCTCGCCCGGAACCCGCGGCTGCTGCGGGCGCTGAGcaccgccccgccccgcccccaCCCCG gtgaccccccCGAGGGGTCCCCGTGCCCCTTCATGGCGCTGGGGGGAGGGGCCGAGCCCCCCTTCGTGCAGCGCGCCCCCCCCGAGCTGCAGGAGGACGTGACCCCCCCTGAGACAG accccctggAGTGgctgctggaatttggggaCCCTTCCGAGGAGCCCCCCGAGCGGCGGCCGGAGGAGAACCTGCCCG ATGACGCCTTCCCGTACGAGGCGGTTTTCGGGGCGCGCCTGGCAGGGCTGCGCCGCTCGCACACCTACCGCGAGTTCACGGCGCTGGCGCGGCGCGCGGGGGACCCCCCGACCGCCATCCTGGGGACCCCCCCGAGCCTGGGGTCCCCCCCGAGCGCcgttttggggtcccccccgCGCCTGGTGCAGGTCTGGTGCTCCAACGATTACCTGGGCATGAGCCGGCACCCCGAGGTGCTGCGGGCGGCCAg GGCGGCGCTGGCCGCGCACGGGCTGGGCGCGGGGGGCACGCGCAACATCGCGGGCTCGGCGCCGCTGCACGGGGCGCTGGAGGCGGCGCTGGCCCGGCTGCACCGGCAGCCCCGCGCCTgcctcttctcctcctgcttcGCCGCCAACGACACCGCGCTGGCCACGCTGGCCCGCCTGCTGCCGG GCTGCCACATGTTCTCGGACGCGGGGAACCACGCCTCGATGGTGCAGGGCATCCTGCGCAGCGGCGCCCCCAAACAAATCTTCCGCCACAACGACCCCCAGCACCTGGATGAGCTCTTGGGGCGCTGCCCCCCCGGCGTCCCCAAAATCGTGGCCTTCGAGTCCGTTCACTCCATGGATG gcTCCATCGCGCCGCTGGCCGAGCTCTGTGACGTCGCCCACGCGCACGGTGCCCTCACCTTCGTGGACGAGGTTCACGCCGTGGGGCTCTACGGGCCGCGGGGGGGCGGCATCGCCGAGCGGGATGGGCTCTGCGGCAAGGTGGACGTGGTGTCGGGGACACTCG gAAAGGCCCTGGGCGCTGTGGGCGGGTACATCGCGGGCAGCGCCGCCCTGGTGGACGCCGTGCGCTCCTTCGGCCCCGGCTTCATCTTCACCACGGCGCTGCCCCCGGCCGTGGTGGGGGGGGCGCTGGCGGCCCtcagggttttggggtcccccgAGGGGGGGGCGCTGCGCCGCGCGCACCAGCGGCACGCCAAACACCTGCGGGTGCTGCTGCGGGACCGCGGCGTGcccgcgctgcccgcgcccAGCCACATCGTGCCCGTGCCC GTCGGGGACGCGCTGGCCGCCACGCGGCTGAGCCGCGCTCTGCTGCAGCGGGGGCTCTACGTGCAGGCCATCAACCCCCCCACCGTGCCCCGGGGGGGGGAACTGCTGCGGATCGCGCCcaccccccagcacagccccgccatgatggagcagctggcag acGCGCTGTCCGAGTGttggggtgccctggggctCCCCCGGGACTCGCCGCTCGGCCCCGCCTGCTCCTCGTGCCACCGCCCGCTGCACCTCTCGCTGATGAGCGCCTGGGAGCggcagcacttccagcagccGGGGGGCGTCCCGGCCACCgcctga